A window from Citrus sinensis cultivar Valencia sweet orange chromosome 5, DVS_A1.0, whole genome shotgun sequence encodes these proteins:
- the LOC127902409 gene encoding putative UDP-glucuronate:xylan alpha-glucuronosyltransferase 4: MENEFLSNCMVVYVEREIADIIVPESIIDEFYCLKPRKVQFYPGYFQILDPPLFIISLLLLSFSLFLVVLSFKPNQQHHLAHEPNNKYNTNHLIHRPKWLDIVEKHINGHKIKVGLVNINDDNDDGVRGDMHVETVHVRFDHVGEDKKWEDFFPEWIDEDHKWAPPACPEIPMPAQDYRYLDVIVARVPCRGDGDAGGGMRDVFRLQVNLLLMLKLVSFASFFFFFPGFSKTFCLCFR, translated from the exons ATGGAAAATgagtttctttcaaattgtatGGTTGTCTATGTTGAAAGAGAAATTGCAGATATTATTGTTCCAGAATCCataattgatgaattttattgtttgaagCCGCGAAAAGTacaatttta CCCGGGGTACTTTCAAATCCTGGATCCGCCCCTGTTCAtaatctctcttcttctcctctCCTTCTCGCTTTTCCTTGTCGTTTTGTCGTTCAAACCTAACCAACAACACCATTTGGCTCACGagccaaataataaatataatactaaccACTTAATACACAGACCCAAATGGCTCGATATTGTCGAAAAACACATCAACGgtcacaaaattaaagttgGTTTAGTAAATATAAACGACGACAATGATGATGGCGTACGTGGTGACATGCATGTTGAAACTGTTCACGTACGTTTCGACCATGTGGGTGAGGATAAAAAGTGGGAAGACTTTTTCCCGGAGTGGATTGATGAAGATCACAAGTGGGCCCCACCGGCGTGCCCGGAGATACCCATGCCGGCGCAGGATTACCGGTACCTCGACGTGATAGTGGCTAGGGTTCCCTGCCGAGGAGATGGAGATGCAGGTGGTGGGATGAGGGATGTGTTTAGGTTGCAAGTGAATCTCCTGCTTATGCTCAAACTGGTGAGTTTTgcttcgttttttttttttttccctggtTTCTCGAAAACATTTTGTTTGTGTTTTAGATAG
- the LOC127902791 gene encoding uncharacterized protein LOC127902791 isoform X2 yields MAVNHQMKQVLRAILMPQVLLNLKELNLRKLILQLVLTPLIEMFGATLEVLRKMINDGPSRDMRGEAKGAYREMKSFEFVFILLLLHRVLGISDILCRALQAKSLDILNALNYITSTKRLLQEFRDNGWDDFVRSVESFCGKHDISVADMSVRYMEEINSRFPEQTMELLTLSSALDPIDGFKLFDIDRICCLAEKFYPHDFTANEIFALRRELEHYKFDVLSHPLFQQVASLSELCR; encoded by the exons ATGGCGGTCAATCATCAAATGAAACAAGTTCTCCGTGCAATATTGATGCCTCAAGTTCTCTTAAATCTCAAAGAGCTGAATTTGAGAAAGTTGATACTCCAACTAGTATTGACACCCCTTATTGAGATGTTTGGTGCAACTCTTGAAGTTCTAAGAAAGATGATTAATGATGGGCCCAGTCGAGATATGCGTGGAGAAGCTAAAGGTGCGTATAGAGAAATGAAATCCTTCGAGTTTGTGttcattttacttttgttgCATAGAGTTCTTGGGATCTCTGATATTCTTTGCCGAGCATTACAAGCAAAATCTTTAGACATCTTGAATGCTTTGAATTATATCACAAGTACTAAAAGGCTTTTGCAAGAATTTCGAGATAATGGTTGGGATGATTTTGTTAGAAGTGTGGAATCATTTTGTGGAAAGCATGACATTAGTGTGGCTGATATGAGTGTTCGTTATATGGAAG AGATAAATAGCAGGTTCCCAGAGCAAACTATGGAACTCCTTACTCTAAGCTCGGCTTTGGATCCAATCGATgggtttaaattatttgatatagaTCGTATTTGTTGTCTTGCTGAGAAATTTTATCCTCATGATTTCACTGCAAATGAGATTTTTGCTTTGAGAAGAGAATTGGAGCATTACAAGTTTGATGTGCTTTCTCATCCACTTTTTCAACAAGTTGCATCACTTTCTGAGTTATGTCGATGA
- the LOC127902791 gene encoding uncharacterized protein LOC127902791 isoform X1, whose translation MAVNHQMKQVLRAILMPQVLLNLKELNLRKLILQLVLTPLIEMFGATLEVLRKMINDGPSRDMRGEAKGAYREMKSFEFVFILLLLHRVLGISDILCRALQAKSLDILNALNYITSTKRLLQEFRDNGWDDFVRSVESFCGKHDISVADMSVRYMEGTRRSCQQKDYITVEHHYHFDIFNDVIDFQLTEINSRFPEQTMELLTLSSALDPIDGFKLFDIDRICCLAEKFYPHDFTANEIFALRRELEHYKFDVLSHPLFQQVASLSELCR comes from the coding sequence ATGGCGGTCAATCATCAAATGAAACAAGTTCTCCGTGCAATATTGATGCCTCAAGTTCTCTTAAATCTCAAAGAGCTGAATTTGAGAAAGTTGATACTCCAACTAGTATTGACACCCCTTATTGAGATGTTTGGTGCAACTCTTGAAGTTCTAAGAAAGATGATTAATGATGGGCCCAGTCGAGATATGCGTGGAGAAGCTAAAGGTGCGTATAGAGAAATGAAATCCTTCGAGTTTGTGttcattttacttttgttgCATAGAGTTCTTGGGATCTCTGATATTCTTTGCCGAGCATTACAAGCAAAATCTTTAGACATCTTGAATGCTTTGAATTATATCACAAGTACTAAAAGGCTTTTGCAAGAATTTCGAGATAATGGTTGGGATGATTTTGTTAGAAGTGTGGAATCATTTTGTGGAAAGCATGACATTAGTGTGGCTGATATGAGTGTTCGTTATATGGAAGGTACAAGACGCTCTTGTCAACAAAAAGATTATATTACAGTTGAGCATCATTATCactttgatatatttaatgatgtAATAGATTTTCAATTGACAGAGATAAATAGCAGGTTCCCAGAGCAAACTATGGAACTCCTTACTCTAAGCTCGGCTTTGGATCCAATCGATgggtttaaattatttgatatagaTCGTATTTGTTGTCTTGCTGAGAAATTTTATCCTCATGATTTCACTGCAAATGAGATTTTTGCTTTGAGAAGAGAATTGGAGCATTACAAGTTTGATGTGCTTTCTCATCCACTTTTTCAACAAGTTGCATCACTTTCTGAGTTATGTCGATGA